In Lewinella sp. 4G2, the DNA window TTAGAGTGGCCATACCGGCCCTCACAGTATATCTCTACCTTATTTCTGAGTGCTTCCAGAAGACGTTTATTCAAGGAATCAGGTATTAATTTGGATATGCAGCCGATAGTCCATTTTCCCAGCCGGCGGGTCAGGCGATTACTGAGAGGAGAGTAACTGTTCAGCGAACTTGAATGGTTGAGCCAGTTTAGCCACCGGAAATGGTAGGCAGTGTAGTGATTTGCCTTGGCATTAATTTTGGCCGTTAGGTCAAGCTGGTCCTTGGCAATGGGAAACCCGATGAAGGAAGACAGGTCGTTCAAAAAACCCTCCTTGTTATCCCTGAAGTCCTCGTAAGTGAGGACTAGTACTTTTTCTGCGCCGAATCGTTCCTGGTAATCCGTAACCAGGAGATGATACTTTAAGCGTTCTGGGTTGAAACCCGACCGTTCTCCATCGTCGGTAAACCGCAGGTATTTGGTAAGGCTGTGCGTACCACCCGCGGTCAAGTATTCAAAGTAGTTGGAGAGGATCCAATCTTGTTGCCTACGAATGACGATCAGTACCTGAGCATTTGGGAATGCCCGGTGTAAGCGGCGGGCGATTGAACGCGTATCCTCACCTCCGGAATTGGGCCCTCCGCTAAGGCGTTCCCAGGATAATAATTCTACCGGGTACAGTACTGGATTGGACCTTTCGATCTCACCATAATGCCTTGTGATCTCTTCCGTGTTATCATCGTAGGGGCTGAGTACATAACCTTCATCGTTCAGGATGAAATTCCAGGCGAGCGTGCTGGAGCCGCGCGGGTTCTTGGAGAGCGGAGCAAATGGGGCCCGCCCCCGAATAAATAGCTGTTGTTGTAACCAAGAGCTACCCGTCTTGTGATACCCGATGTGGATCAGCGTTCTGGGACTCCTGGATAATTTCATAGTTTTGGAAAGTTATTGCAACGCCTATTCGAGTAAGCCCGCAGTAAAGACAACGCAAGTTAGCAAAGCAATGACGCACGATATATCTAGGGTTACCGTAGCCGTCTGCACTTACCGTCGTCCTGAATTTTTAGCTAAATGCCTGGCCTCAATGAAGCATCAGTGCGATGCGGCGGGCCACGTATTGCTTGTCGTCGATAATGCCAATGACCCCGCGACCAGGGCCGTAGCGGAGCAGTTTGCCCGTGAGTACGTAATTGAAGAGCGGACGGGCCTCAGCCACGCACGCAACCGAGCGCTGGATGAAGTCCAGACGGAGTGGATCCTGTACTTTGATGATGATGGCATCGCCCACCCAGATCTGTTAGCAAATTTGAGCGACGCCATCACCTGCCACCCCGAAGCAGTTGCCATTGGGGGTTGGTTTGATCACATCCTACCCGATTCCACACCGGACTGGGTGAAGCACTACTACCGAACACCCCTCAAACCTTCACCGGCGGGGTCGTTCACCAAACTTGCGGAAGGGGAGTACCTATTTGGTGGCATCATGGCGTTTCGGGTATCCGCCCTACGGGCAGTCGGTGGCTTTGATCCGGCGCTCGGGATGTCCGGGAGGAAAGTGGGATACGGAGAAGACGATGGCATCCAGGACCAGCTACGCAAGGCTGGTTACGACATCCACTACGAGCCCAAAATGGGGATGGACCATCATGTTCAACAACATAAGCAAACGATAGAAGACCGGATAAACATGGCAAGGGCCCACGGTTATTCATCCGGCTACCTGATGGAAAGTAGAAAAAGCCTGTTCTGGCTCCTCAGGATGTACGTAAGAATTGCCTGTTTTACCTTACCCTACGATCTGGCGAGAATAGTTTTCCGCCCCAACTTTAAATGGCAGAACGCGATAGTCTCGGTTGCCTCCAAATTAGCCCACGCATTCGGCGTTTACCGTGGGAGCAATCGGGATCAGCGAAAATGATTCCGGAAAAAAGAGCGTAGTCGCTCGATCCTATCGAAGCCCATTATTTTATAAGCTTTAAAATAGCCTGGCATTAACGCTGGGTCCAGCAAACTATGGTCAATTCCGTTCGGGAAGTACTTCTGGAAGGCGGCACGCCCCGCCAAATCGTCAAACGTATAGACTCTTCTCACACCCCGCAATGTTGCGGAATAAAAGAAAGCCTTGTTTGCAGTAAAATAATCTGGCCGGTGAAGGGCTAGCCAATCCACTGCGTTTACCTTTCGGTCCAACTCCTCGATTGCAAGTGGTAGGGGTCTTTCCTGGCTTAGGCTGTCTCCTTCGTCAAGATGGTATACGGAACCGGCGATCGGGTCGTGCACCCAACCTACCTCAGCTTGCAATAATTTGAGGTAGAGATCCATGTCTTCACCGTTGACCAGGGATTCACTAAAGTTGCCCACCGCGGAAAGGGCGGACTTTCGGTACAAATTGGAATTGGTATTTCCCAAACCACCGTTGAAAACAAATCCTTTCCAGGGGTCAGCCGCCAGTGGTGCCGCGGGGTGGGTCCGCCCACGCTCTATTGTCGCCCACTGCCCGATGACCCAATCCACGTCGTCATTGATTAGCCCGAACTGCCGCTCGATCTTTCCCGCCAACAGCTCATCATCCGCATCCAGAAATTGGATCCACTCGAACTCGGCCAAGTCCAGACCAGCATTGCGGGCGGCGGAGCTTCCCTGGCGTGCTTCGGGAACCAGCCAGACAAATTCGGGGTAACGGTCTACGTAGGCAGCCGCCACTACGGCCGATCCATCCGTGGAGTTGTTGTCCACGATCAGGATCTCCCCGACAGCCTCTCCCTGCAGCAGACAGGAGTCGACTGCCCGCGCCAACGTGGCTTCGGCGTTGTAAACCGGGATGATGACGGAACACTTCATACCGATTGTGGCTTGAACAAAGCGTTTCGTGCAGGAAGTGGATCTTCCGGGGAGTAGACCTCGATCCTAAAATACTGAAACACTTCCTCGATCCGAGCGCGATCCGAATCGGACACTTCGTGGAAGTGCTTCCTCAGTTGCTGCTGCGGATCCCGTAATAAATCACCCCGGTGGTCCGTGGCACTCGGCTTGCGGATGTCGGTGCTTTTGAGTCGAGACTGGGTATTTTCGCATAGATCCCATTCCTCAAGTATCCGGCCCAGTTCTTCTTCAGGGCGCAGTAACAGGTCCTCGTAAAATACGGGGATTACCCGGCCGGCCAACGATGCATCCCGCAGAACCGAGTGGTTCCGCATACACCAGATCGCCGTCCAGAACGACAGTAGGGAATGCCCGGATTGTAGGAATTCCCGATGCTCATGGTAAGCACCATTATAAGGTGTCAGTGGCGGTGGCGACCAATCCGCGGGGTCCTTCGTCGGGCGAAACGACCGCAAATAACTCACCGTAGCCGCCACCGGATGCCGCAACAACAGAATCGGTTTGTACTTCGGCTCAAATTGCTCCAGGTAAAAAGCCAGCAGCTGATTAGCCCGCACCATTTTCGTCAGGACGAATTCCGGGCGCAGCAACTGCCCCGGGCGCACGTAACTCATCGTCCAGGGAGAACGCCGTTGCAGGGTTAAGGCTTCCTGGATGATCCGGGCGGAATTGGCATCATCCGCACCAGCCGCAATCGCCGGGTTCCAACCCCATTCTTTTAGCCCTACCCCATTATTGAAGTGGAAGGGCTCATAGTTAATTAACGTCCGGGGGATGGCCCGGTGGAGGGATTCCATCAGCCAATTACTACCGCTACGGGGAGGGCTGAAGATCGTCAGCGATTGATCCAGGGAGAAGGGGCGGGTATTGACCAAGTGGCCAACGAATGGAGCCAGCGCAGCGGTACGGGCCCGCGCGTAGCGCCCCTTTACCAAGCGATTCAAACGGTCGGGGAGGGACCTTCGGGGAGCAGTTTTGTTCCGGTCCGTGGGGGTTCCCTTCGCCATTTCTTGATCCTTAATTCCGCACCTGCGGCAGCGCCCTATTTGAAGGTCTTGACGAACCACTTGTGGTCCAGGCTATAACGGCCGGGGCCAGCGATGAAGATAACTGCAGCCGCGACGGCGTAATGAAGCGGGAAGGACATCTTGCCCCAGGGGTCGCCGGCGTGGGCGATGAAGGCCGCTA includes these proteins:
- a CDS encoding sulfotransferase domain-containing protein, yielding MKLSRSPRTLIHIGYHKTGSSWLQQQLFIRGRAPFAPLSKNPRGSSTLAWNFILNDEGYVLSPYDDNTEEITRHYGEIERSNPVLYPVELLSWERLSGGPNSGGEDTRSIARRLHRAFPNAQVLIVIRRQQDWILSNYFEYLTAGGTHSLTKYLRFTDDGERSGFNPERLKYHLLVTDYQERFGAEKVLVLTYEDFRDNKEGFLNDLSSFIGFPIAKDQLDLTAKINAKANHYTAYHFRWLNWLNHSSSLNSYSPLSNRLTRRLGKWTIGCISKLIPDSLNKRLLEALRNKVEIYCEGRYGHSNQVLEKLIDRDLKKLGYDVDRF
- a CDS encoding glycosyltransferase family 2 protein, translated to MTHDISRVTVAVCTYRRPEFLAKCLASMKHQCDAAGHVLLVVDNANDPATRAVAEQFAREYVIEERTGLSHARNRALDEVQTEWILYFDDDGIAHPDLLANLSDAITCHPEAVAIGGWFDHILPDSTPDWVKHYYRTPLKPSPAGSFTKLAEGEYLFGGIMAFRVSALRAVGGFDPALGMSGRKVGYGEDDGIQDQLRKAGYDIHYEPKMGMDHHVQQHKQTIEDRINMARAHGYSSGYLMESRKSLFWLLRMYVRIACFTLPYDLARIVFRPNFKWQNAIVSVASKLAHAFGVYRGSNRDQRK
- a CDS encoding glycosyltransferase, whose product is MKCSVIIPVYNAEATLARAVDSCLLQGEAVGEILIVDNNSTDGSAVVAAAYVDRYPEFVWLVPEARQGSSAARNAGLDLAEFEWIQFLDADDELLAGKIERQFGLINDDVDWVIGQWATIERGRTHPAAPLAADPWKGFVFNGGLGNTNSNLYRKSALSAVGNFSESLVNGEDMDLYLKLLQAEVGWVHDPIAGSVYHLDEGDSLSQERPLPLAIEELDRKVNAVDWLALHRPDYFTANKAFFYSATLRGVRRVYTFDDLAGRAAFQKYFPNGIDHSLLDPALMPGYFKAYKIMGFDRIERLRSFFRNHFR
- a CDS encoding sulfotransferase — protein: MAKGTPTDRNKTAPRRSLPDRLNRLVKGRYARARTAALAPFVGHLVNTRPFSLDQSLTIFSPPRSGSNWLMESLHRAIPRTLINYEPFHFNNGVGLKEWGWNPAIAAGADDANSARIIQEALTLQRRSPWTMSYVRPGQLLRPEFVLTKMVRANQLLAFYLEQFEPKYKPILLLRHPVAATVSYLRSFRPTKDPADWSPPPLTPYNGAYHEHREFLQSGHSLLSFWTAIWCMRNHSVLRDASLAGRVIPVFYEDLLLRPEEELGRILEEWDLCENTQSRLKSTDIRKPSATDHRGDLLRDPQQQLRKHFHEVSDSDRARIEEVFQYFRIEVYSPEDPLPARNALFKPQSV